A genomic region of Ewingella sp. CoE-038-23 contains the following coding sequences:
- a CDS encoding glycosyltransferase family 4 protein, whose protein sequence is MKHFRLALVRQKYRPDGGAERFVSRALEALEDQDLDLSVITREWQGDVNPNWHIHLCDPMKWGRVSRERGFANAARKIWQQEKFDIVQSHERIPGCDIYRAGDGVHRRWLLQRSRLLPAWRGKRLLTDRFHSYVMRAEREMYAAPELKSVICNAQMIKNEIMADFGLPDEKITVIYNAINNQKFLPATEALRHQLRQQFNIPQQAHCLIFVGSGFERKGLEAAIRAVAATNSILLVVGQDKDEKRYRGLAQSLGCEQRIRFMGVQKQTLPFYQAADALLLPTLYDPFPNVILEAMSCGLPVITSQTCGGAEFIQQGVNGFVFDALDIASLAESIRELPVVALGSDMAAAARARIIEETPARLSGQLLDLYTKILD, encoded by the coding sequence ATGAAGCATTTTCGACTGGCGTTAGTTCGCCAAAAATATCGCCCAGACGGCGGCGCCGAGCGCTTTGTTTCCCGCGCTCTTGAGGCCCTTGAGGATCAAGACCTCGACTTAAGCGTCATCACTCGCGAATGGCAGGGCGACGTCAACCCGAACTGGCATATCCATCTTTGCGACCCAATGAAATGGGGCCGCGTCAGCCGCGAGCGCGGTTTTGCCAACGCCGCGCGCAAAATCTGGCAGCAGGAGAAATTCGATATAGTCCAAAGCCATGAGCGCATTCCCGGCTGCGATATTTATCGCGCAGGGGATGGGGTGCATCGCCGCTGGCTGTTGCAGCGTAGCCGCCTGCTGCCAGCATGGCGCGGTAAACGCCTGCTCACTGACAGATTCCACAGTTATGTGATGCGCGCCGAGCGAGAGATGTACGCAGCGCCGGAGCTGAAGTCGGTGATTTGTAACGCGCAAATGATTAAAAATGAAATCATGGCCGACTTCGGTCTGCCTGATGAGAAAATCACCGTCATTTATAATGCGATCAATAATCAGAAGTTCCTGCCGGCGACTGAGGCGCTGCGTCATCAGCTGCGCCAGCAGTTCAACATTCCCCAACAGGCGCACTGCCTGATCTTTGTTGGCTCAGGTTTTGAACGCAAGGGGCTTGAGGCCGCCATTCGCGCCGTCGCGGCAACGAACAGCATTTTGCTGGTCGTGGGGCAGGATAAAGATGAAAAACGCTATCGCGGACTGGCGCAGTCTTTGGGCTGCGAGCAGAGAATTCGCTTTATGGGCGTGCAAAAGCAGACTTTGCCTTTTTATCAGGCGGCCGACGCGTTGCTGCTGCCTACGCTATATGACCCCTTCCCTAACGTGATTCTGGAAGCCATGTCCTGCGGGCTGCCGGTGATCACCAGCCAGACCTGTGGCGGCGCGGAATTCATTCAACAGGGTGTAAATGGCTTTGTTTTTGATGCGCTGGATATCGCATCGCTGGCAGAATCCATCCGCGAACTGCCTGTCGTGGCTCTAGGCTCCGACATGGCCGCCGCCGCCCGCGCAAGAATTATAGAAGAAACGCCTGCCCGCCTTTCAGGGCAACTCCTTGACCTCTATACAAAAATACTGGATTAA
- the rfaQ gene encoding putative lipopolysaccharide heptosyltransferase III yields MMANAQPIKQFAPPRRILIIKLRHHGDMLLTTPVISTLKQHYPEAEIDMLMYLETRDMLASEPDLTNLFTIDRTWKKQGTLAHLRHESRLIKQLTARKYDLVVNLADQWRSALVAKLTGAPVRLGFHLPKRKGKLWQFCHTHLVDVSNHHQLHTVEQNLSILAPLQLSSVDTRVTMSYSQEDAAYVAKLLEKQQVNGDFVVIQPTSRWFFKCWTDEKMAETITALHGEGKTIVLTSGPAENELQMIDRILALSPKGGVVSLAGQLSLRQLAALIDKASLFIGVDSVPMHMAAALQTPLVALFGPSKRVFWSPWQAKGEVIWAGDFCELPDPDDIDTHTSERYLDAIPTQRVIDAARKRLL; encoded by the coding sequence ATGATGGCAAATGCCCAACCGATTAAGCAATTCGCGCCACCGCGGCGTATTCTGATCATCAAACTGCGTCATCATGGCGACATGTTACTGACGACGCCGGTCATCAGTACGCTGAAACAACACTATCCTGAAGCTGAAATTGACATGCTGATGTACCTCGAAACCCGGGATATGTTGGCAAGCGAACCCGATTTAACAAATCTGTTTACCATCGACCGTACCTGGAAAAAGCAGGGAACCCTCGCTCACCTGCGTCATGAATCGCGCCTTATCAAGCAGTTGACCGCACGTAAATATGATTTAGTGGTTAATCTTGCCGACCAATGGCGCAGTGCGTTGGTGGCGAAGCTCACGGGTGCGCCTGTCCGATTGGGCTTCCACCTGCCTAAACGCAAAGGCAAGTTATGGCAGTTTTGCCACACACATTTAGTCGATGTGTCCAATCACCATCAACTGCATACCGTTGAGCAGAACCTTTCCATTCTAGCCCCTTTGCAACTCTCTTCGGTCGATACGCGCGTGACCATGAGCTATTCCCAAGAGGATGCTGCCTATGTCGCAAAATTATTGGAGAAACAGCAGGTTAATGGTGATTTTGTGGTGATTCAGCCCACTTCGCGCTGGTTCTTCAAATGCTGGACTGATGAAAAAATGGCCGAGACGATCACCGCCCTGCACGGTGAGGGTAAAACCATCGTTTTAACCAGCGGCCCGGCGGAAAACGAGCTACAAATGATCGACCGCATTCTGGCTCTCAGTCCAAAAGGCGGGGTGGTTTCCCTTGCCGGCCAGTTGTCATTACGCCAGCTGGCCGCGCTGATTGATAAAGCTAGCCTATTTATTGGGGTGGACTCCGTCCCAATGCACATGGCCGCCGCCCTGCAAACGCCACTGGTGGCGCTGTTTGGCCCATCAAAGCGCGTTTTCTGGTCGCCATGGCAGGCAAAAGGCGAGGTTATCTGGGCAGGGGATTTCTGCGAACTGCCGGACCCGGATGATATCGATACCCATACTTCCGAGCGATACCTTGACGCCATTCCGACGCAAAGGGTTATCGACGCAGCGAGAAAGCGACTCCTATGA
- a CDS encoding polysaccharide deacetylase family protein — protein MTKPAFIITIDTEGDNLWQNHEHILTKNTHFLPRFQALCERYGFKPVYLTNYEMAKDAEYVEFARDVIARGQGEVGMHLHAWNSPPISPLTDDDWRHKPYLIEFPREEIRAKVEYMTRLLEDAFETKMLSHRAGRWAMNEYYASLLLEFGYQVDCSVTPKVNWQTSPGAPEGKGGTDYRHFPSHSYFIDPENIAQSGQSTLLEVPMSIQYKYPHWINGLKQGINALRGKKRPDSVHWLRPSGGNAENMKRVAAKSLQQGHDFVEFMLHSSEFMPGGSPTFKTPEDIEILYQDLESLFEWLKERTQGMTLAEYYQTKVNQDV, from the coding sequence ATGACAAAACCCGCATTTATCATCACGATTGACACCGAAGGCGACAATCTTTGGCAAAATCATGAGCATATTCTCACGAAGAACACGCATTTTTTGCCGCGTTTTCAGGCATTGTGTGAGCGTTATGGCTTCAAGCCGGTCTACCTCACCAATTATGAAATGGCGAAAGATGCCGAGTACGTGGAGTTTGCTCGTGACGTGATTGCCCGTGGTCAGGGCGAAGTGGGTATGCATCTTCATGCCTGGAACAGCCCACCTATCTCTCCGCTGACGGATGATGACTGGCGTCATAAGCCTTATCTTATCGAATTCCCTCGTGAAGAAATCCGAGCGAAAGTCGAGTATATGACGCGGTTGCTGGAAGATGCATTCGAGACAAAAATGCTGAGTCACCGCGCGGGTCGCTGGGCGATGAATGAGTATTATGCTTCATTGCTGCTGGAATTCGGTTATCAGGTCGATTGTTCGGTCACGCCGAAGGTGAACTGGCAGACTTCGCCTGGCGCGCCCGAGGGCAAAGGCGGGACGGACTATCGCCATTTTCCATCTCATTCCTATTTTATCGATCCGGAAAATATTGCCCAATCAGGCCAGTCAACGCTGCTCGAAGTCCCAATGAGTATCCAGTATAAATATCCACATTGGATTAATGGCTTAAAGCAGGGCATTAACGCACTGCGCGGCAAGAAGCGTCCTGATTCTGTGCATTGGCTGCGCCCTTCGGGCGGCAATGCCGAAAACATGAAGCGGGTTGCTGCCAAAAGTCTGCAGCAGGGCCACGATTTTGTTGAGTTTATGCTCCATTCCTCTGAATTTATGCCCGGCGGCAGCCCGACGTTTAAGACGCCAGAGGATATTGAGATCTTGTATCAGGATTTAGAAAGTTTGTTTGAATGGCTTAAGGAACGTACCCAAGGTATGACGCTGGCAGAATATTATCAGACGAAAGTGAATCAAGATGTCTAA
- a CDS encoding glycosyltransferase family 9 protein, which produces MSKKWKVKLTNWFLRRYVPRKGRLLDKSTLNAQTHFDSIVIYSTTALGDFMFNTPAIREVRQRYPNAYITLVAHKKNQQLVENGIHYDRVVYWDNKIKSLPVLVKSLKEHQPDLALILHSHLPYDVISAVMAGVKYIIRDNYMNGISGLEEWLSNYVFYYYGHFVRRKMELVSVLGCDPNAVAMEIPSPYQPGIKDPDATVIGMQIGASTESRCWPIAHFAKLIDMIAQRHSAVKIVLIGGGTDTARGEELLRQLSDKNKEIVTNQIGKTDLQQLITLIDGFDVLVTGDTGPLHLAVGVKTKTISLFVTADSRSTGPIQDTELHRIIQVSRTGYTIDLEEISPMGVIQPERVYAELVSHVGLKNKQ; this is translated from the coding sequence ATGTCTAAAAAGTGGAAAGTAAAGTTAACCAATTGGTTCTTGCGTCGTTACGTTCCAAGAAAAGGTAGATTGCTCGATAAATCTACCCTGAATGCACAAACGCATTTCGACAGCATTGTGATTTATTCTACGACGGCACTGGGTGATTTTATGTTTAACACCCCAGCAATTCGTGAAGTTAGACAGCGTTATCCGAACGCTTATATCACCCTGGTTGCTCATAAAAAAAATCAGCAACTGGTGGAAAATGGCATTCATTACGATCGCGTTGTTTATTGGGATAACAAGATTAAATCATTGCCTGTTCTAGTTAAGTCACTGAAAGAACATCAGCCTGACCTGGCTTTGATTCTCCATTCTCATCTGCCTTATGATGTCATTAGCGCCGTCATGGCGGGCGTTAAATATATAATTAGAGATAATTATATGAATGGTATTAGCGGGCTCGAAGAGTGGCTTTCAAATTATGTATTTTATTATTACGGTCACTTCGTACGTAGAAAAATGGAACTCGTCAGTGTACTGGGGTGCGATCCGAATGCTGTCGCAATGGAAATTCCCTCGCCTTATCAGCCCGGAATAAAAGATCCCGACGCGACGGTCATTGGTATGCAAATTGGCGCTTCCACTGAGTCGCGTTGCTGGCCGATAGCTCATTTCGCTAAGCTGATTGATATGATTGCTCAGCGTCACTCGGCGGTCAAAATAGTACTGATTGGCGGGGGCACTGACACAGCTCGCGGTGAAGAACTGCTTCGCCAGCTTTCTGATAAAAATAAAGAAATCGTGACTAATCAAATTGGGAAGACTGACTTACAGCAGCTGATCACTTTGATTGATGGTTTTGATGTTTTAGTCACCGGCGATACCGGCCCATTGCATCTTGCCGTGGGTGTGAAGACCAAAACCATCAGCCTGTTTGTTACCGCAGATTCAAGATCTACTGGTCCTATCCAGGATACTGAGTTGCATCGGATCATTCAGGTATCACGGACCGGCTACACCATAGATTTGGAAGAAATTAGCCCTATGGGGGTTATTCAGCCTGAGCGAGTCTATGCTGAACTGGTTTCACACGTTGGGCTAAAAAATAAACAGTGA
- a CDS encoding glycosyltransferase family 2 protein has translation MSKQPLLSVIVPFYNNENFIVDALRSLFSQINDDVEVVIIDDGSTDNSKTLVDRLLQTLKASNFSFISHENQGIAATRNVGLHHAKGTYITFLDGDDILSPDYYATLAPYLHQGEFDIIDFNFLQFTDTVPPGVSDETHRCIPYDCLQPESYYLKPVFERSNWHLWSRIFRREILNGESFENGCRYEDVIFTPFQYFKTKKIAHIDKVLYYYRVNNSGITRNIQAKDIDDILFAMSKMLAYIQTCPNRDKVAEIVAPMIENCFIEAKKMTKKVYGYYYYTPENIALFKLAAELCKNTSLSKKKYYQMKYPFMDTFISKINYHVRLRR, from the coding sequence TTGTCTAAGCAACCATTGTTATCAGTTATCGTTCCTTTTTACAATAATGAAAACTTCATTGTAGATGCATTACGATCCTTGTTTTCTCAAATCAATGACGATGTTGAGGTTGTTATAATTGATGATGGGTCTACAGATAACTCTAAGACTTTAGTGGATCGTCTCCTTCAGACGCTGAAGGCCTCTAACTTCTCTTTCATCAGCCACGAAAATCAAGGCATTGCGGCGACGCGAAATGTAGGTTTACATCATGCAAAAGGCACCTATATCACCTTTTTGGATGGCGATGATATTCTGAGCCCGGATTACTATGCGACGCTAGCACCTTATTTACATCAAGGTGAGTTTGATATTATCGATTTCAACTTCCTGCAATTCACCGACACCGTGCCACCGGGTGTTTCAGATGAAACACATCGCTGTATACCCTATGACTGCTTGCAGCCCGAAAGTTATTACTTAAAGCCGGTATTTGAGCGTTCAAACTGGCATCTGTGGAGCAGGATCTTCCGCAGGGAAATACTCAATGGAGAGAGTTTTGAGAATGGCTGTCGTTACGAAGACGTGATTTTCACGCCCTTCCAATATTTTAAAACCAAGAAAATTGCTCATATAGACAAAGTACTTTATTACTATCGGGTCAATAACTCAGGTATTACGAGAAATATTCAAGCCAAAGACATTGATGATATCTTATTCGCGATGAGTAAGATGCTTGCATATATCCAAACATGTCCAAATCGCGATAAAGTTGCGGAGATTGTCGCGCCAATGATTGAAAATTGCTTTATTGAAGCAAAAAAAATGACTAAGAAAGTATATGGTTATTACTATTATACGCCTGAAAATATCGCGCTTTTCAAACTCGCTGCCGAGCTATGCAAAAACACATCTCTTTCTAAAAAGAAATATTACCAGATGAAGTATCCATTCATGGATACTTTCATCTCGAAAATAAATTATCACGTAAGACTTAGACGATAA
- a CDS encoding O-antigen ligase family protein, with the protein MIRRETPHPIFSYAIYFGCLLSICTVSFDWGNGRNILFITSYIAFIALIFNFKYYTRQKCLLLAPLSFVVLGLANLFWVEAFKKPDEYIDLYRAYFVTGKILIATGFILLIALNEQLKVKNWLIPALITLGIAVNGYAIYQSMHATSLRIELNFDRATVAAYIITAINILMLYSLLQLKNKFNAIFFSLGFLISFVSIIHTETRAAILVFPVVSVLMFTFSRNVSTKQKYTYGIAVVVLIALSSYFLKDVIEKRIAAFRADIAQQSISTRENSVGDRIAMLKAGIITGNKHLLGQSAEQRGKDIAAIALKDPELADAVPYVTIHLHNEIIDNYSLRGVWGVILLLALYIALLILAFRVQKNAALLAITLAMMTYGLSDVLFFSSEAAAIFGLATILSVLIGNTAIKKQSQLRENEKNVVV; encoded by the coding sequence ATGATCAGAAGAGAAACGCCTCATCCAATTTTTAGTTACGCGATATATTTTGGATGCCTGCTCAGCATTTGTACTGTTTCATTTGACTGGGGCAACGGCCGCAACATTTTGTTTATCACCAGCTACATTGCTTTTATTGCGCTTATTTTTAACTTCAAATACTACACTCGTCAAAAGTGTTTATTATTAGCCCCTCTGTCCTTTGTGGTGCTAGGACTTGCCAACCTTTTTTGGGTTGAAGCTTTCAAAAAACCTGACGAATACATTGACCTCTATCGGGCATATTTTGTAACTGGGAAAATATTAATTGCAACAGGATTTATATTACTCATTGCACTTAATGAGCAGTTAAAAGTAAAAAACTGGCTTATTCCAGCACTTATCACCTTGGGCATCGCTGTAAACGGTTACGCTATATACCAGTCGATGCATGCTACCTCTTTACGTATTGAGTTAAATTTTGATAGAGCAACCGTTGCAGCTTATATAATAACGGCCATTAATATTTTAATGCTCTATTCCCTACTTCAGCTTAAAAACAAATTCAATGCCATCTTCTTTTCTTTGGGCTTCTTAATTAGCTTCGTTTCAATTATTCATACAGAGACACGCGCAGCAATACTTGTTTTCCCAGTAGTCAGTGTATTGATGTTCACCTTTTCTAGAAACGTCTCGACGAAACAGAAATACACTTACGGCATAGCCGTGGTTGTACTGATAGCCTTAAGCTCTTACTTTCTTAAAGATGTTATTGAAAAAAGAATAGCAGCATTTAGAGCAGATATAGCTCAACAATCGATCTCGACGCGTGAAAACTCAGTGGGGGATCGGATCGCGATGTTGAAAGCGGGAATTATTACCGGTAATAAACATTTACTTGGCCAATCGGCTGAACAACGCGGTAAGGATATCGCCGCGATAGCACTTAAAGACCCCGAATTAGCAGATGCCGTACCCTATGTAACTATTCACCTGCATAATGAGATTATTGATAACTACTCTCTTCGTGGCGTTTGGGGGGTGATTCTCTTATTAGCGCTGTATATAGCGTTGTTAATCCTTGCGTTTAGAGTACAAAAAAATGCCGCTCTCTTGGCGATAACATTAGCCATGATGACCTACGGTTTAAGTGATGTACTGTTCTTTAGCTCCGAAGCAGCTGCAATCTTTGGACTTGCGACAATTTTGAGTGTATTAATTGGTAATACGGCGATAAAAAAACAGTCGCAGCTTCGGGAAAATGAGAAAAATGTCGTTGTCTAA
- a CDS encoding glycosyltransferase, with translation MKKLHVINLEKMGGVERLFLQYINNDPDNINEILCINSQVGSEIEKKLAGKKVSYANRIFNGFSTRYPQFLRKFVLKHKIEKANADVIVVWDLVPVLAAKPKRGKFIYYDHGCSWRYPKNSKTLGFFAMLDGVMSASWASKRVMELRFNLPIACEVVPNRIETPPGVHYEAKTLPETVRIGTASRLVTLKGISVSLLMMRELLNRGHKVKLEIAGKGPDRQLLEELTERLELKNHVTFSGFQDNVSEFFNRTDVYMSTPVTEPFGLSCVEALYFSVPVIFPFVDGQPEAVKDKECGLGLVPKVSVAEHQKLTGIKVDFPYEVYDPLEDKLVTPKLLCHLECADAFEQMIQEPNYQKLRENAHRFTTQSLDYSAFKKQFEAILARYVAEE, from the coding sequence ATGAAGAAGCTGCATGTTATTAATTTGGAAAAGATGGGAGGCGTTGAACGCCTTTTCCTTCAATACATTAATAATGATCCTGACAACATTAATGAGATTCTTTGTATAAACAGTCAGGTAGGCAGCGAAATAGAGAAAAAGCTGGCCGGAAAAAAAGTGTCATATGCCAACCGGATATTCAACGGCTTCTCAACGCGTTACCCTCAGTTTTTGCGAAAGTTTGTACTTAAACATAAAATCGAAAAAGCCAATGCTGATGTGATTGTCGTATGGGACTTAGTGCCAGTACTTGCCGCAAAACCGAAACGCGGAAAGTTCATTTATTACGATCATGGCTGTTCGTGGCGCTATCCCAAAAACAGCAAAACCTTGGGCTTCTTCGCTATGTTAGATGGCGTGATGTCTGCCTCATGGGCCTCGAAACGCGTGATGGAGCTACGATTCAACTTGCCGATTGCATGTGAAGTGGTACCGAACAGAATTGAAACACCACCCGGCGTACATTACGAAGCCAAAACGCTGCCTGAGACTGTTCGGATTGGTACTGCCTCAAGATTGGTCACACTAAAAGGAATCAGCGTCTCGCTTCTCATGATGCGCGAGTTGCTCAACCGTGGTCACAAGGTGAAACTGGAGATTGCCGGTAAAGGTCCAGACCGGCAATTGCTGGAAGAGTTGACTGAAAGGCTTGAGTTGAAAAATCACGTTACCTTTAGCGGTTTTCAGGACAATGTGAGTGAATTCTTCAATCGCACCGATGTCTACATGAGCACGCCGGTGACCGAGCCATTTGGTCTCTCCTGCGTTGAGGCGCTCTATTTTAGCGTGCCGGTTATTTTTCCCTTTGTGGATGGGCAGCCCGAGGCTGTGAAAGATAAAGAGTGTGGGCTGGGATTAGTCCCTAAAGTCAGCGTTGCAGAGCACCAAAAACTGACGGGGATTAAAGTTGATTTCCCTTATGAGGTTTATGATCCGCTTGAAGATAAATTAGTTACACCAAAACTGCTTTGTCATTTAGAGTGTGCAGATGCGTTTGAACAAATGATTCAAGAACCTAACTATCAAAAATTACGAGAAAACGCGCACAGGTTCACAACGCAATCTTTAGATTACAGCGCCTTCAAAAAACAGTTTGAAGCTATCCTCGCTCGTTACGTTGCCGAAGAATAG
- the rfaC gene encoding lipopolysaccharide heptosyltransferase RfaC yields the protein MRVLIVKTSSMGDVLHTLPALTDAMNAIPGISFDWVVEEGFAQIPSWHPAVDRVIPVAIRRWRKNWFGSETRQQRCDFKRELQSRTYDAVIDAQGLIKSAALITRVAKGRKHGQDAKSAREPFASWFFNQRHEISKQQHAVERTRELFAKSLGYEKPETQGDYAIAARFLANPPADANRYLVFLHATTRADKHWPESHWRELIGLFSNQDIVIKLPWGAEHEHQRACRLAEGFEHVVVLPKMSLEQVASVLAGAKAVVSVDTGLSHLTAALDRPNITIYGPTDPGLIGGYGKNQQSLTAEDKDMSSISAARVFEALGGQR from the coding sequence ATGCGGGTACTGATTGTCAAAACATCATCAATGGGCGACGTCCTGCACACCCTTCCTGCGTTAACTGATGCGATGAACGCCATTCCGGGTATCTCATTCGATTGGGTGGTGGAAGAAGGGTTTGCACAAATTCCTAGCTGGCACCCGGCTGTCGATCGCGTTATCCCGGTGGCCATTCGTCGCTGGAGAAAAAACTGGTTTGGCTCGGAAACGCGTCAGCAACGCTGTGATTTCAAAAGAGAACTGCAATCGCGCACCTATGATGCGGTGATTGACGCACAGGGCTTAATCAAGAGCGCGGCGCTGATCACCCGCGTCGCCAAGGGCCGTAAACATGGGCAAGACGCCAAAAGCGCCCGCGAGCCTTTCGCCAGCTGGTTTTTCAACCAACGCCACGAGATAAGCAAGCAGCAGCACGCCGTCGAGCGTACGCGCGAGCTGTTCGCCAAAAGCCTTGGCTATGAGAAGCCAGAGACTCAGGGCGATTACGCTATCGCTGCACGCTTTTTGGCAAACCCGCCTGCCGATGCCAACCGCTATCTGGTTTTCCTTCACGCCACCACGCGAGCCGATAAGCACTGGCCTGAAAGTCACTGGCGCGAGCTGATTGGTTTATTCAGCAATCAGGACATTGTGATTAAACTGCCTTGGGGCGCGGAGCACGAACATCAGCGCGCTTGCCGTCTGGCGGAGGGTTTCGAGCACGTCGTGGTACTGCCGAAGATGAGTCTCGAACAGGTCGCCAGCGTGCTGGCCGGCGCGAAAGCCGTGGTGTCAGTAGATACCGGCTTGAGCCACCTCACCGCGGCCCTCGATAGGCCTAACATTACGATTTATGGCCCGACCGACCCAGGATTGATTGGCGGTTATGGCAAGAATCAGCAGTCTTTAACTGCGGAAGACAAGGACATGTCGTCTATTTCGGCGGCGAGGGTATTTGAAGCTTTAGGTGGGCAACGCTAA
- the rfaF gene encoding ADP-heptose--LPS heptosyltransferase RfaF, which produces MKMLVIGPSWVGDMMMSQSLYRTIKAIEPAAEIDVMAPAWCRPLLDRMPEVSRALPMPLGHGALELGERRRLGVALRENHYQRAFVLPNSFKSALVPFFAKVPQRTGWRGEMRYGLLNDIRVLDKPAFPLMVQRYVALAYDAKQIHSAADLPQPLLWPQLRVTETEVANVSQAFALSAARPVIGFCPGAEFGPAKRWPHYHYAALAEKLIADGYQVVLFGSAKDHPAGEDIRAALTDSAQALCLNLAGKTSLDQAVVLIAACQAVVSNDSGLMHVAAALNKPMVALYGPSSPDFTPPLSQHAKVIRLITGYHKVRKGDAEQGYHQSLIDIQPEQVYQELSQLLVSGKDL; this is translated from the coding sequence ATGAAAATGCTGGTCATTGGCCCTTCTTGGGTGGGCGACATGATGATGTCGCAAAGTCTTTACCGCACCATCAAGGCCATTGAGCCAGCGGCAGAAATCGACGTGATGGCACCGGCCTGGTGCCGTCCGCTGCTCGACAGAATGCCAGAAGTTAGCCGCGCCCTGCCGATGCCTCTAGGGCACGGGGCACTGGAACTGGGTGAGCGTCGGCGTTTGGGCGTTGCCCTGCGTGAAAATCACTACCAGCGCGCCTTCGTTCTGCCTAACTCCTTCAAGTCCGCACTGGTGCCCTTCTTCGCCAAGGTTCCGCAAAGAACCGGCTGGCGAGGCGAGATGCGCTACGGCCTGCTCAATGATATTCGCGTACTGGATAAGCCCGCTTTTCCCTTGATGGTTCAGCGCTACGTGGCGCTGGCCTATGACGCCAAGCAGATTCACTCTGCGGCCGACCTGCCTCAGCCTCTGCTGTGGCCGCAGTTACGCGTCACGGAGACCGAAGTCGCCAACGTCAGCCAGGCCTTCGCGCTGTCTGCTGCAAGGCCGGTGATTGGCTTCTGCCCCGGCGCCGAGTTTGGCCCGGCGAAACGCTGGCCGCACTACCACTACGCCGCATTGGCCGAAAAGTTGATTGCCGATGGCTATCAAGTGGTGCTTTTTGGCTCGGCAAAAGACCATCCGGCGGGTGAAGATATTCGCGCTGCGCTGACGGATTCCGCGCAGGCGCTGTGCCTCAATCTGGCGGGGAAAACCTCGCTCGATCAGGCCGTAGTGCTGATTGCCGCCTGTCAGGCAGTAGTCAGCAATGACTCAGGCCTGATGCACGTCGCAGCCGCGCTGAACAAGCCGATGGTCGCACTCTATGGCCCGAGCAGCCCTGACTTCACCCCGCCGCTCAGCCAGCATGCCAAAGTGATTCGCCTGATCACCGGCTATCACAAGGTGCGTAAAGGGGATGCCGAGCAGGGTTATCATCAAAGTCTGATCGACATTCAACCCGAGCAGGTATATCAAGAGTTGTCGCAGCTATTGGTTTCAGGAAAGGATTTGTAA
- the rfaD gene encoding ADP-glyceromanno-heptose 6-epimerase: MIIVTGGAGFIGSNIIKSLNDMGYRDILVVDNLKDGTKFVNLVDLDIADYCDKEDFIASIVAGDDLGDIDAIFHEGACSSTTEWDGKYMMDNNYQYSKDLLHFCLEREIPFLYASSAATYGSQSTSFVEDRKYEQPLNVYGYSKFLFDQYVREILPHAQSQICGFRYFNVYGPREGHKGSMASVAYHLNNQINAGENPKLFAGSEDFKRDFIYVGDVAAVNLWFWQNGVSGIFNCGTGRSESFQAVAEAVIEHHQKGQIETIPFPEKLKGRYQSFTQADMSALRAAGYDKPFKTVAEGVAEYMTWLNRAV, translated from the coding sequence ATGATAATCGTCACTGGCGGCGCTGGTTTTATCGGCAGCAACATTATTAAATCGCTTAATGATATGGGATATCGCGATATTTTAGTGGTCGATAACCTGAAAGACGGCACCAAGTTCGTCAATCTGGTTGACCTCGATATTGCTGATTATTGCGACAAAGAAGACTTCATCGCCAGCATCGTTGCCGGGGATGACCTTGGTGATATCGACGCAATTTTCCATGAAGGTGCCTGCTCATCCACCACCGAGTGGGATGGCAAGTACATGATGGATAACAACTATCAGTACTCCAAAGACCTGCTGCACTTCTGCCTTGAGCGCGAAATTCCGTTCCTCTACGCCTCTTCTGCGGCCACCTACGGCAGCCAGAGCACCAGCTTTGTGGAAGACCGTAAATACGAACAGCCGCTGAACGTCTATGGCTACTCCAAATTCCTGTTCGACCAATATGTGCGTGAAATTCTGCCGCACGCCCAGTCACAGATTTGTGGTTTCCGTTACTTCAACGTCTATGGGCCGCGCGAAGGCCACAAAGGCAGCATGGCCAGCGTGGCTTACCATCTGAACAACCAGATCAACGCGGGCGAGAATCCAAAACTGTTCGCTGGCAGTGAAGATTTCAAACGTGACTTCATCTACGTGGGTGACGTCGCCGCAGTGAACCTGTGGTTCTGGCAGAATGGCGTTTCCGGCATATTCAACTGCGGGACCGGCCGTTCAGAGTCCTTCCAGGCCGTGGCGGAAGCCGTGATCGAACATCACCAGAAAGGCCAAATTGAAACCATTCCATTCCCTGAAAAACTGAAAGGCCGCTACCAGTCTTTCACTCAGGCTGATATGTCTGCATTGCGCGCCGCGGGTTATGACAAACCGTTCAAAACCGTTGCCGAAGGCGTGGCTGAATACATGACGTGGCTTAACCGCGCGGTCTGA